In a genomic window of Variovorax paradoxus:
- a CDS encoding N,N-dimethylformamidase: MSAPIDTNAFVGYPDTLSVRAGERIRFHLSSEAKQQADVKFVRVRCADADATGPGIKYRELASPIDGVHAVAFHEAPCGSFMSVPADARFAPEGAFSFGCYVWPTRLLATPQTVLARWCEDSGRGWALQLSRDGLSLRVGGADGAIELKTDAPLEQRRWYWVQGALDATTGEMVLSQCRLADGALPEQRREARATKPGGWRLDSQGPLTVAAHALSATGGRCGAHYDGKIEAPRIAEGLLGVDALRRCDDLARPGLADAALIAGWDFSHGIDTLEVLDRSPNRLDGRLHQLPCRGMTGVHWTGDVHDWRLAPREYGAIHFHSDDIYDCGWPATLELDVPADWKSGFHALRLRPVDGSAAETFITFFVTPAADAKRAPLAVLAASMTYMAYANSALRLHAVHFEVLTERLLMLTGDDIYLQEHPEVGQSTYDHHIDGSGRAYSSWLRPVLNMRPRSQPGNLAIDSHFLDWLEEKGIDYDVVTDVELDRQGAGALAGYRVLATLSHPEYYSEAMMNGIMAFQNAGGRHLALGANGFYWRCAFHPKAPAAVEVRRGMAGTRTWESQPGEVHLAGTGEPGALWRHSGFAPQKLIGVGFSAMVYDHAGYYLLTPDAAEPRVAFAVEGIAQGERIGDYGVRIGGAVGIEIDRFDVGLGSPPHAVMLATSHGLGPGALPTPEEYRTTVHGLDGEQNALVRADMVFFETAKGGAVFSTGSISYVLSLSHNGYDNNVSRITGNVLRRFLDPAPFELPA, from the coding sequence ATGAGCGCCCCCATCGACACCAATGCCTTCGTCGGCTACCCCGACACCCTCAGCGTGCGCGCCGGCGAACGCATCCGATTCCACCTCAGCAGCGAAGCGAAGCAGCAGGCCGACGTGAAGTTCGTGCGCGTGCGCTGCGCCGACGCCGACGCCACCGGCCCCGGCATCAAGTACCGCGAGCTCGCATCGCCGATCGACGGCGTGCATGCGGTCGCGTTCCACGAGGCGCCCTGCGGCTCCTTCATGTCGGTGCCCGCCGATGCGCGCTTCGCGCCCGAGGGTGCGTTCTCGTTCGGCTGCTACGTCTGGCCGACGCGGCTGCTGGCCACGCCGCAGACCGTGCTCGCGCGCTGGTGCGAGGACAGCGGCCGCGGCTGGGCGCTGCAGCTGTCGCGCGACGGCCTGAGCCTGCGCGTGGGCGGCGCCGATGGCGCGATCGAGCTGAAGACCGATGCGCCGCTCGAGCAGCGCCGCTGGTACTGGGTGCAGGGCGCGCTCGATGCGACGACCGGCGAGATGGTGCTGTCGCAATGCCGGCTGGCCGATGGCGCGCTGCCCGAGCAGCGCCGCGAGGCGCGCGCGACGAAGCCGGGCGGCTGGCGCCTCGATTCGCAGGGCCCGCTGACCGTGGCCGCGCATGCGCTGTCGGCCACCGGCGGCCGCTGCGGCGCGCACTACGACGGCAAGATCGAGGCACCGCGCATCGCGGAAGGCCTGCTGGGCGTGGACGCGCTGCGCCGCTGCGACGACCTCGCGCGCCCGGGCCTGGCCGATGCCGCGCTGATCGCGGGCTGGGACTTCTCGCACGGCATCGACACGCTCGAGGTGCTCGACCGCTCGCCCAACCGCCTCGACGGCCGGCTGCATCAGCTGCCCTGCCGCGGCATGACCGGCGTGCACTGGACCGGCGACGTGCACGACTGGCGGCTGGCGCCGCGCGAGTACGGCGCGATCCATTTCCACAGCGACGACATCTACGACTGCGGCTGGCCCGCGACGCTCGAGCTCGACGTGCCGGCCGACTGGAAGTCGGGCTTCCACGCGCTGCGCCTGCGGCCCGTGGACGGCAGCGCGGCCGAGACCTTCATCACCTTCTTCGTGACGCCCGCGGCCGATGCGAAGCGCGCGCCGCTCGCGGTGCTGGCCGCGAGCATGACCTACATGGCCTACGCCAACAGCGCGCTGCGGCTGCATGCGGTGCACTTCGAGGTGCTGACCGAGCGCCTGCTGATGCTGACCGGCGACGACATCTACCTGCAGGAGCATCCCGAGGTCGGCCAGTCGACCTACGACCACCACATCGACGGCAGCGGCCGCGCCTACAGCTCGTGGCTGCGCCCGGTGCTCAACATGCGGCCGCGCTCGCAGCCCGGCAACCTCGCGATCGACAGCCACTTCCTCGACTGGCTCGAGGAGAAGGGCATCGACTACGACGTGGTGACCGACGTCGAGCTCGACCGCCAGGGCGCGGGCGCGCTCGCGGGCTATCGGGTGCTGGCGACGCTGTCGCATCCCGAGTACTACAGCGAGGCGATGATGAACGGCATCATGGCCTTCCAGAACGCGGGCGGACGCCACCTCGCGCTCGGCGCCAACGGCTTCTACTGGCGCTGCGCCTTCCATCCGAAGGCACCGGCCGCGGTCGAGGTGCGGCGCGGCATGGCCGGCACGCGGACCTGGGAATCGCAGCCCGGCGAGGTGCACCTGGCCGGCACCGGCGAGCCCGGCGCGCTGTGGCGCCACAGCGGCTTCGCGCCGCAGAAGCTGATCGGCGTGGGCTTCTCGGCCATGGTCTACGACCACGCGGGCTACTACCTGCTGACGCCCGACGCGGCCGAGCCGCGCGTGGCGTTCGCGGTCGAGGGCATCGCGCAGGGCGAGCGCATCGGCGACTACGGCGTGCGCATCGGCGGCGCGGTCGGCATCGAGATCGACCGCTTCGACGTCGGCCTCGGCTCGCCGCCGCATGCGGTGATGCTCGCGACCTCGCACGGCCTGGGCCCGGGCGCGCTGCCCACGCCCGAGGAGTACCGCACCACGGTGCACGGCCTCGACGGCGAGCAGAACGCGCTGGTGCGCGCCGACATGGTGTTCTTCGAGACCGCCAAGGGCGGCGCGGTGTTCTCCACCGGCTCGATCTCCTACGTGCTCTCGCTGAGCCACAACGGCTACGACAACAATGTGAGCCGCATCACCGGCAACGTGCTGCGGCGCTTCCTCGATCCGGCCCCGTTCGAGCTGCCCGCCTGA
- a CDS encoding GntR family transcriptional regulator → MATPVINVVERTNLASQIYEHLREQLMSATFQPGQRLKIRELAKTMGTSETPVREALIQLVRDRALEMKEGYFIRVRQLSLAEYLELRDIRLALEPLAAERAVPLLDNATIKQLTESHRLLVRAEKTKDYRAALQHNFDFHFGIYRHSGMPQLTELLDRIWVQVGPMMNFLYPHGHPTYDAEHQHVNVLRGLQQRDTALVRHAIEQDLIEGGRDFVRVLGEIDANPARAEELLALRNQPPPTGRKPPTP, encoded by the coding sequence ATGGCAACCCCGGTCATCAACGTGGTCGAACGCACCAATCTGGCGAGCCAGATCTACGAGCACCTGCGCGAGCAGCTGATGTCGGCCACCTTCCAGCCGGGCCAGCGCCTGAAGATCCGCGAGCTGGCCAAGACCATGGGCACCAGCGAGACGCCGGTGCGAGAGGCCCTGATCCAGCTCGTGCGCGACCGCGCGCTCGAGATGAAGGAGGGCTACTTCATCCGCGTGCGCCAGCTCTCGCTGGCCGAGTACCTCGAGCTGCGCGACATCCGCCTCGCGCTCGAGCCGCTGGCGGCCGAGCGTGCCGTGCCGCTGCTTGACAACGCCACCATCAAGCAGCTCACCGAGAGCCACCGGCTGCTGGTGCGCGCGGAGAAGACCAAGGACTACCGCGCGGCGCTGCAGCACAACTTCGACTTCCACTTCGGCATCTACCGCCACTCGGGCATGCCGCAGCTCACCGAGCTGCTGGACCGCATCTGGGTGCAGGTGGGGCCGATGATGAACTTCCTCTATCCCCACGGCCATCCGACCTACGACGCCGAGCACCAGCACGTGAACGTGCTGCGCGGGCTGCAGCAGCGCGACACCGCGCTGGTGCGCCACGCCATCGAGCAGGACCTGATCGAGGGCGGACGCGACTTCGTGCGCGTGCTCGGGGAGATCGATGCCAATCCCGCGCGCGCCGAAGAACTGCTCGCGCTGCGCAACCAGCCGCCACCGACCGGCAGAAAGCCTCCCACCCCATGA
- a CDS encoding extracellular solute-binding protein, which translates to MKCLTRNKGAALALLACAAFTGASAQGLEKELVIATTGGLMEKTLVQYFYTPFSKAKGVEVVPAAIEVPDQWAKVQAMSRSGGMEFDIVTATPPDLVQKKELLQAIDCSKLPNVTANGVKGACTTYGVMRTVGGMQIGYSTEAFKGANVPKTWADFWDTAKFPGPRGLPDTGDREWWVPVAALLADGVAPDKLFPLDLDRAYKKLDKLRPNVAVWWKSGDQLQQIMRNKEVVMSMGYSGRLISLMNAKVPIAVSWDGAVRDVGYMSIPKGAPHPKAAMAYLDFFYASAPEQHVNFVNAVNYDTGNGKTASLFPPERRAMLATSAENFDKLIVADYEWIGNNRQMLRDRWIAWLGR; encoded by the coding sequence ATGAAATGTCTGACTCGAAACAAGGGTGCCGCCCTCGCGCTGCTCGCCTGCGCGGCGTTCACCGGCGCCTCGGCGCAGGGGCTCGAGAAGGAACTGGTGATCGCCACCACCGGCGGCCTGATGGAGAAGACGCTGGTGCAGTACTTCTACACCCCGTTCTCCAAGGCCAAGGGCGTGGAGGTGGTGCCCGCCGCGATCGAGGTGCCCGACCAGTGGGCCAAGGTGCAGGCCATGTCGCGCAGCGGCGGCATGGAGTTCGACATCGTGACCGCCACCCCGCCCGACCTGGTGCAGAAGAAGGAACTGCTGCAGGCCATCGACTGCAGCAAGCTGCCCAACGTCACCGCCAACGGCGTGAAGGGCGCCTGCACCACCTACGGCGTGATGCGCACCGTGGGCGGCATGCAGATCGGCTACAGCACCGAGGCCTTCAAGGGCGCCAACGTGCCCAAGACCTGGGCCGACTTCTGGGACACGGCCAAGTTCCCCGGCCCGCGCGGCCTGCCCGACACCGGCGACCGCGAATGGTGGGTGCCGGTGGCGGCGCTGCTGGCCGACGGCGTCGCGCCCGACAAGCTGTTCCCGCTCGACCTCGACCGCGCCTACAAGAAGCTCGACAAGCTGCGTCCCAACGTCGCCGTCTGGTGGAAGAGCGGCGACCAGCTGCAGCAGATCATGCGCAACAAGGAAGTGGTCATGAGCATGGGCTACTCGGGCCGCCTGATCTCGCTGATGAACGCCAAGGTGCCGATCGCCGTGTCGTGGGACGGCGCCGTGCGCGACGTCGGCTACATGTCGATCCCCAAGGGCGCGCCGCATCCGAAGGCGGCCATGGCCTACCTCGACTTCTTCTATGCCTCGGCGCCCGAGCAGCACGTGAACTTCGTCAATGCCGTGAACTACGACACCGGCAACGGCAAGACCGCGAGCCTGTTCCCGCCCGAGCGCCGCGCCATGCTCGCGACCTCGGCCGAGAACTTCGACAAGCTGATCGTGGCCGACTACGAGTGGATCGGCAACAACCGCCAGATGCTGCGCGACCGCTGGATCGCCTGGCTGGGACGCTGA
- a CDS encoding ABC transporter permease yields MSKNENTVRHRAPFDLGAFSLRAYVWLVVLFIMVPTLIIVPMSFSPADFLEFPPSGFTLHWYQEFFGDPQWQKAALLSLQVAALTMVCSVVIGTMVSYAIVRGTERFRSATQLMVIGPVIAPHIAVAVACYLFYQRLGVVGSLAGFVAAHTVLALPFVVFTVSAALSRVDPDLESAAMSCGASRARAFFHVTLPLIVPGLLSGALFAFIISFDEPVVSFFVSSVRQRTLPRRMFEDIEQNLTPVIPAIATLLTLLSIAVLIAVALLRVLERRRRAE; encoded by the coding sequence ATGAGCAAGAACGAGAACACCGTGCGCCACCGGGCGCCCTTCGACCTGGGCGCCTTCTCGCTGCGCGCCTACGTCTGGCTGGTGGTGCTGTTCATCATGGTGCCCACGCTGATCATCGTGCCGATGTCCTTCAGCCCGGCCGACTTCCTCGAGTTCCCGCCCAGCGGCTTCACGCTGCACTGGTACCAGGAGTTCTTCGGCGATCCGCAGTGGCAGAAGGCGGCGCTGCTGAGCCTGCAGGTGGCCGCGCTCACCATGGTGTGCTCGGTGGTCATCGGCACCATGGTGTCGTATGCCATCGTGCGCGGCACCGAGCGCTTCCGCTCGGCCACGCAACTGATGGTGATCGGCCCGGTGATCGCGCCGCACATCGCGGTGGCGGTGGCCTGCTACCTGTTCTACCAGCGCCTGGGCGTGGTCGGTTCGCTGGCCGGCTTCGTGGCGGCGCACACGGTGCTGGCGCTGCCCTTCGTGGTGTTCACCGTCTCGGCCGCGCTGTCGCGTGTCGACCCCGACCTCGAGTCGGCCGCCATGAGCTGCGGCGCGAGCCGTGCGCGCGCCTTCTTCCACGTGACCCTGCCGCTGATCGTGCCGGGCCTGCTGAGCGGCGCACTGTTCGCCTTCATCATTTCCTTCGACGAGCCCGTGGTCTCGTTCTTCGTCTCGAGCGTGCGCCAGCGCACCTTGCCGCGGCGCATGTTCGAGGACATCGAGCAGAACCTCACGCCCGTGATCCCGGCCATCGCCACCCTGCTCACGCTGCTGTCGATCGCGGTGCTGATCGCCGTGGCGCTGCTGCGCGTGCTCGAGCGCCGGCGCCGCGCCGAATGA
- a CDS encoding ABC transporter permease, with product MSTATVPVIAASPSAFSRLWLGGRQLSVAASAVLLAPFFALLLLVFVYPLLSLLSLSVLEPHPTLANYARVFDNPVYVRVMLRTGWISLLTTVLALVLGFPIAYMMTRVKGAVAALLTACVLLPLWSSVLVRTAAWIVLLRRDGIVNNALQWLGLTGEPVKLLYTEGAVVLAMAHVLLPFLILPIYSALKNIPDDYMRAAAMLGANRRRAFFEVLLPMSRAGVWSGCLMVFLSALGFFVTPALVGSPQELMIATLVSQQVREMLDWPFAAALIGVLMVVVATLTMVFNKAVSFNRLIGGGA from the coding sequence ATGAGCACCGCGACCGTGCCCGTCATCGCGGCCTCGCCCTCGGCGTTCTCGCGCCTGTGGCTCGGCGGACGGCAGCTCAGCGTGGCGGCGTCGGCCGTGCTGCTCGCGCCCTTCTTCGCGCTGCTGCTGCTGGTGTTCGTCTATCCGCTGCTGAGCCTGCTGTCGCTCAGCGTGCTCGAACCGCATCCCACGCTCGCGAACTACGCGCGCGTGTTCGACAACCCGGTCTACGTGCGCGTGATGCTGCGCACCGGCTGGATCAGCCTGCTGACGACCGTGCTCGCGCTGGTGCTGGGCTTTCCCATCGCCTACATGATGACGCGCGTGAAGGGCGCCGTGGCCGCGCTGCTCACGGCCTGCGTGTTGCTGCCGCTGTGGTCCAGCGTGCTGGTGCGCACGGCGGCCTGGATCGTGCTGCTGCGCCGCGACGGCATCGTCAACAACGCGCTGCAGTGGCTGGGCCTCACGGGCGAGCCCGTGAAGCTGCTCTACACCGAGGGCGCGGTGGTGCTCGCGATGGCGCACGTGCTGCTGCCCTTTTTGATCCTGCCGATCTACTCGGCGCTCAAGAACATCCCCGACGACTACATGCGCGCGGCCGCCATGCTCGGCGCCAACCGCCGGCGCGCCTTCTTCGAGGTGCTGCTGCCGATGAGCCGCGCGGGCGTGTGGAGCGGCTGCCTGATGGTGTTCCTCTCGGCGCTGGGCTTCTTCGTCACGCCGGCGCTGGTCGGCAGCCCGCAGGAGCTGATGATCGCCACGCTGGTCTCGCAGCAGGTGCGCGAGATGCTCGACTGGCCCTTCGCGGCCGCGCTGATTGGCGTGCTGATGGTGGTGGTGGCCACGCTGACCATGGTCTTCAACAAGGCCGTGAGCTTCAACCGGCTGATCGGGGGCGGCGCATGA
- a CDS encoding ABC transporter ATP-binding protein, whose product MASTATQPPVAGSERVGGAGIEIRGLAKRFGAVRAVDDVSLSVQPGEFLALLGPSGSGKTSILMSIAGFELPDAGSIAIDGRDVTYLPASQRNLGMVFQKYTLFPHLSVLDNVAFGLKMRGVARAERHRLAEQALATVRLEGYGKRMPAQLSGGQQQRVALARAIVYKPKVLLMDEPLSALDKNLREEMQLEIKRLQSQLGITVVFVTHDQGEALTMADRVAILNQGRIQQLDAPKALYERPRTRFVAGFIGETNFMPAEIGPLRTQGALVQLPGGASPREVRTDALVGRVAAGGRAVAALRPEQIVIGSPEDPAALRATVSGVIYSGSTVLCIAQLSDGTELRARLPDPSRVALAAGDRVGLLWPADALRIYGDEVAAA is encoded by the coding sequence ATGGCATCCACGGCAACCCAACCGCCCGTTGCTGGCTCCGAACGCGTCGGCGGTGCCGGCATCGAGATCCGCGGCCTCGCCAAGCGCTTCGGTGCGGTGCGCGCGGTGGACGATGTGTCGCTGAGCGTGCAGCCCGGTGAATTCCTCGCGCTGCTCGGGCCCAGCGGCTCGGGCAAGACCTCGATCCTCATGAGCATCGCGGGCTTCGAGCTGCCCGATGCCGGCAGCATCGCCATCGACGGCCGCGACGTCACCTACCTGCCCGCGAGCCAGCGCAACCTCGGCATGGTGTTCCAGAAGTACACGCTGTTCCCGCACCTCTCGGTGCTCGACAACGTGGCCTTCGGCCTCAAGATGCGCGGCGTGGCGCGCGCCGAGCGCCATCGCCTGGCCGAGCAGGCGCTGGCCACGGTGCGGCTCGAGGGCTACGGCAAGCGCATGCCGGCGCAGCTTTCTGGCGGCCAGCAGCAGCGCGTGGCGCTGGCGCGCGCCATCGTCTACAAGCCGAAGGTGCTGCTGATGGACGAGCCGCTGAGCGCGCTCGACAAGAACCTGCGCGAGGAGATGCAGCTCGAGATCAAGCGGCTGCAGTCGCAGCTCGGCATCACGGTGGTCTTCGTCACGCACGACCAGGGCGAGGCGCTGACCATGGCCGACCGCGTGGCGATCCTCAACCAGGGCCGCATCCAGCAGCTCGATGCGCCCAAGGCGCTGTACGAGCGGCCGCGCACGCGCTTCGTCGCGGGCTTCATCGGCGAGACCAACTTCATGCCGGCCGAGATCGGCCCGCTGCGCACCCAGGGCGCGCTGGTGCAGCTGCCCGGCGGCGCGAGCCCGCGCGAGGTGCGCACCGATGCGCTGGTGGGCCGCGTGGCCGCCGGCGGCCGCGCGGTGGCCGCGCTGCGCCCCGAGCAGATCGTGATCGGCAGCCCCGAGGACCCGGCCGCGCTGCGCGCCACCGTGAGCGGCGTGATCTACAGCGGCTCCACCGTGCTGTGCATCGCGCAGCTGTCCGACGGCACCGAGCTGCGCGCGCGGCTGCCCGACCCGAGCCGCGTCGCGCTCGCGGCCGGCGACCGCGTCGGCCTGCTGTGGCCGGCCGATGCGCTGCGCATCTATGGCGACGAGGTGGCCGCGGCATGA